A single region of the Halogeometricum sp. S3BR5-2 genome encodes:
- a CDS encoding S16 family serine protease: protein MSSDESASVSRPADTERDVIDRIEETVLSRRAFLAGLGLGGVGGAGAVFGLTRAGEGFQSLATLAGGATLPAPTRYYLPAVDGSDSGLVIPVTFEFADGEGELFVNLNGIEVRHDLQLALREATATATRLTDSSLANTATHVTFDPPTSGVLALRGKSWEAGLTIALVASLRRQSLTQETLITGVVDDEGALLPVGEIETKARAARAVGAQELVVPAGEPTEVAVQGLRIIRARSISEALDRIL from the coding sequence ATGTCATCCGACGAATCCGCGTCCGTCTCTCGACCGGCCGATACGGAGCGCGACGTAATCGACCGGATTGAAGAGACGGTTCTATCACGTCGGGCGTTTCTTGCCGGACTCGGCCTGGGGGGTGTGGGCGGCGCTGGGGCAGTTTTCGGTCTCACGCGAGCAGGGGAGGGGTTTCAGTCGCTGGCGACGCTCGCTGGTGGGGCCACGCTTCCTGCACCAACTCGGTACTATCTTCCAGCAGTCGACGGCTCCGATAGTGGCCTCGTGATTCCTGTGACATTCGAGTTCGCCGATGGGGAGGGCGAGCTGTTTGTGAATCTGAACGGGATCGAAGTCCGCCACGATCTCCAGCTCGCCCTCCGTGAAGCGACCGCGACAGCCACGCGACTCACCGATAGTTCACTCGCCAACACGGCGACGCACGTCACGTTCGATCCTCCCACGTCCGGCGTGCTCGCGCTTCGCGGGAAGAGCTGGGAAGCAGGACTCACGATCGCCCTCGTCGCCAGTCTCCGTCGGCAGTCGCTCACACAGGAGACGCTCATCACGGGAGTCGTCGACGACGAGGGAGCGTTGCTTCCCGTTGGGGAGATCGAGACGAAAGCCCGTGCCGCACGTGCTGTCGGTGCACAGGAGCTGGTCGTTCCGGCGGGCGAACCGACGGAGGTGGCTGTTCAGGGACTCCGAATCATCAGGGCGCGCTCTATCTCGGAGGCGCTCGATCGGATTCTGTGA
- a CDS encoding CBS domain-containing protein: MGTRPTDLRMDIGRIADESVARVAPDATVAEIAHTMISQSRCARYVVVEEADQLAGIITDRDLIADLLTEESEFSVLAAETSGDNIRANDIMTRDPLTVSADAEIPKVLRQMNDAGARHVPVIEDESVVGMITLDDLITHVAGESAHVSAQMDNVAGIIRTESTHD; the protein is encoded by the coding sequence ATGGGAACTAGGCCCACGGATCTCCGGATGGATATCGGGCGAATCGCAGATGAGTCGGTTGCCCGTGTCGCCCCCGATGCCACGGTCGCCGAGATCGCGCACACGATGATCTCCCAATCGCGGTGTGCGAGGTATGTAGTGGTGGAAGAGGCCGATCAGCTCGCCGGGATCATCACTGACCGGGACCTGATCGCCGACCTACTCACCGAGGAGAGTGAGTTCAGTGTGCTCGCTGCCGAGACGAGCGGAGACAACATACGAGCTAATGACATAATGACGCGTGACCCTCTCACCGTATCAGCAGATGCTGAGATCCCAAAAGTGCTCAGACAAATGAACGATGCTGGTGCTCGACACGTTCCGGTCATTGAAGACGAGAGCGTCGTCGGCATGATCACCTTGGATGATCTAATTACGCACGTCGCAGGCGAGAGCGCACATGTTTCAGCACAGATGGATAACGTAGCGGGTATCATCCGCACGGAGTCCACGCACGATTGA
- a CDS encoding permease: MQAALVDGIIESLRIGVGFLWTAAWAIIMGLIITSLVQVYVSKERMAQVLGEGNLSGLTKATVFGAASSGCSFGAVAIGKGLFKKGAHTVNFLAFMFASTNLIVELGLMILILLGWEFLVAELLGGVILIAVMALLVHLTLPENLFDEVRQELNQRDQEHGVTEDPTCGMEGKDEYSITTDGGETLKFCSEGCMETYQQEAASSGGWRDELLSWGGWYKIGNQYRKEWSMIWKDVIAGFLISGFVIVFVPQWVWNTLFIQGDGVLVSAENAIMGVAIAVISFVGSMGNVPFAVALWGGGISFAGVIAFVYADLITIPVLNVYRKYYGWKVMLYILGVFFVTMAFTGFLMEELFDALGIVPDLAGGQTASEQTYFELNYTFYLNIIAFALTGFLLYVYRRGLGAPGPYRDPVCGMRTDDSGPSLTHDGETYYFCSNRCKRSFEKHPSEFAHQHPQVSGSGGSQSHEHH; the protein is encoded by the coding sequence ATGCAAGCCGCCCTCGTCGACGGAATTATCGAGTCGCTGCGGATCGGCGTCGGATTCCTCTGGACAGCAGCTTGGGCCATCATCATGGGGCTCATCATCACGAGTCTCGTCCAGGTCTACGTCTCCAAAGAGCGGATGGCTCAGGTGCTCGGAGAGGGAAACCTGAGTGGTCTCACGAAGGCAACAGTGTTCGGCGCTGCGAGTAGTGGGTGTAGCTTCGGCGCGGTCGCCATCGGGAAGGGGCTGTTCAAGAAGGGAGCGCACACGGTGAATTTCCTCGCATTCATGTTCGCCTCGACGAACCTCATCGTCGAACTCGGCCTAATGATCCTCATCCTGCTTGGCTGGGAGTTTCTGGTTGCAGAACTCCTCGGAGGGGTCATCCTCATCGCCGTCATGGCACTCCTCGTCCATCTGACCCTCCCGGAGAATCTCTTTGATGAGGTTCGACAGGAACTGAACCAGCGTGATCAGGAACATGGCGTCACCGAGGATCCGACGTGTGGAATGGAGGGCAAAGACGAGTACTCGATCACCACCGACGGCGGCGAGACGTTGAAGTTCTGTTCGGAAGGGTGCATGGAAACGTACCAGCAAGAGGCCGCTAGCAGCGGCGGGTGGCGCGACGAACTCCTTTCGTGGGGTGGCTGGTACAAGATCGGGAACCAGTACCGCAAAGAATGGTCGATGATCTGGAAAGATGTCATCGCGGGTTTTCTCATCTCGGGATTCGTCATCGTGTTTGTCCCCCAGTGGGTCTGGAACACCCTGTTCATCCAGGGCGACGGAGTGCTCGTCAGCGCCGAGAACGCGATTATGGGCGTCGCAATCGCCGTCATCAGCTTCGTCGGCAGCATGGGCAACGTCCCGTTCGCCGTCGCGCTGTGGGGCGGGGGCATCAGCTTCGCTGGCGTCATCGCGTTCGTCTACGCCGACCTCATCACCATCCCCGTACTGAACGTCTACCGGAAGTACTACGGCTGGAAAGTGATGCTGTACATCCTCGGCGTCTTCTTCGTGACCATGGCCTTCACGGGCTTTCTTATGGAAGAACTGTTCGACGCGCTGGGTATCGTTCCGGATCTGGCCGGCGGGCAGACGGCATCCGAACAGACGTACTTCGAACTTAACTACACCTTCTACCTCAACATCATCGCGTTTGCACTCACAGGATTTCTCCTCTACGTCTACCGGAGAGGCCTCGGAGCGCCCGGTCCGTACCGCGATCCCGTATGTGGGATGCGGACCGACGACAGTGGGCCGAGTCTCACCCACGACGGCGAGACGTACTACTTCTGCTCGAACCGGTGCAAGCGATCATTCGAGAAGCACCCATCCGAATTTGCACATCAGCACCCGCAAGTCTCAGGATCTGGAGGTTCCCAGAGCCATGAGCATCACTAG
- a CDS encoding methyltransferase family protein has product MSSIDPTITNPGAWGLAIIFIVVVSWFFYRYFAPDSWREWVGAGVVQAFIIALYAEMYGFPLTIYLLVRFFGLDREYVSTNLWSTLIGFGETGMFVSMLLGYAVAFVGIGLFAQGWRQVYRARQDDRLVTDGLYRYVRHPQYTGLFIALFGEGIIHWPTIFSVALFPLVVVIFTWLARREEHDMVDTFGDDYRTYQRKVPMFIPRWEQWRDLVAESRSSSDDFKDP; this is encoded by the coding sequence GTGTCATCAATAGATCCCACTATTACGAATCCCGGTGCTTGGGGCCTCGCGATTATCTTCATTGTCGTAGTTTCTTGGTTCTTCTATCGGTACTTCGCTCCTGATAGCTGGCGGGAGTGGGTCGGCGCAGGAGTGGTACAGGCGTTCATCATTGCATTATATGCGGAGATGTATGGGTTTCCACTGACGATCTATCTGCTGGTCCGGTTTTTCGGTCTGGATCGCGAGTACGTCAGTACCAATCTCTGGTCCACACTGATCGGGTTTGGCGAGACGGGTATGTTCGTATCAATGCTCCTCGGCTACGCTGTGGCGTTTGTCGGCATCGGCCTGTTTGCTCAGGGATGGCGACAAGTCTATCGTGCCCGGCAGGACGACCGACTGGTCACAGACGGGCTTTACAGGTACGTCCGTCACCCACAATACACCGGCCTGTTCATCGCCCTGTTCGGCGAGGGCATCATTCACTGGCCGACGATCTTCTCTGTCGCTCTATTTCCGCTCGTCGTTGTGATTTTTACGTGGCTTGCACGGAGGGAAGAGCATGATATGGTCGATACATTCGGTGATGACTACCGCACTTATCAGCGTAAGGTACCGATGTTTATCCCTCGATGGGAGCAGTGGCGCGATCTCGTTGCTGAATCTCGTAGTAGCAGTGACGATTTCAAAGACCCGTGA
- a CDS encoding DoxX family membrane protein, with translation MASQEVQLESTIGGFTASGRLHTLSVWFIFGLRLMMGLAFFQSGLDKVLSGSFSAGGYLTGAVPNSGSPLADLFVAMGNTPWFVDFVNVAVPWGELLIGLGLLFGALTRLAAFWGAFMMLMFYFGNWDVAHGYINGDFAYMLVFLSVAAFGAGRILGLDAYIEQYEVGGVPLVERYPWTRYLLG, from the coding sequence ATGGCATCTCAAGAAGTTCAATTAGAAAGTACAATTGGGGGATTCACCGCAAGCGGTCGACTACACACGTTGAGTGTCTGGTTTATTTTCGGGCTTCGGTTGATGATGGGACTGGCGTTCTTCCAGAGTGGTCTCGACAAGGTCCTCTCGGGGAGTTTTAGTGCCGGTGGATATCTCACCGGGGCCGTTCCGAACAGCGGGAGCCCACTTGCTGATCTGTTCGTAGCGATGGGGAACACGCCGTGGTTCGTCGACTTCGTGAACGTCGCAGTACCGTGGGGAGAGCTGCTTATCGGGCTCGGGTTGTTGTTCGGTGCCCTCACTCGACTCGCTGCGTTCTGGGGGGCATTTATGATGCTCATGTTCTATTTCGGCAACTGGGATGTCGCACATGGCTACATCAACGGGGATTTCGCGTACATGCTCGTTTTCCTCTCAGTCGCCGCGTTCGGAGCGGGACGGATCCTCGGTCTCGATGCGTATATCGAACAGTATGAGGTCGGCGGAGTGCCGCTCGTCGAACGGTATCCATGGACTCGATATCTACTCGGGTAA
- a CDS encoding DUF7521 family protein, producing MHIGLVIAKLVTMALGFVIAFQAYRGYRRSNSQSMLYLAVGFAIISFGAIIEGILFDVVGLTFHNAGAVATTIVAIGMLTILYALYGRDSKKMED from the coding sequence ATGCACATCGGTCTCGTCATCGCAAAGCTCGTCACAATGGCTCTCGGGTTCGTTATCGCATTCCAAGCCTATCGAGGGTATCGACGTAGCAACAGCCAATCGATGTTGTACCTCGCGGTCGGCTTCGCCATCATCAGCTTCGGGGCGATCATCGAGGGAATCTTGTTCGACGTGGTTGGCCTGACGTTCCACAATGCAGGAGCCGTTGCAACAACCATCGTCGCGATTGGTATGCTCACGATCCTGTACGCTCTGTACGGACGCGACTCGAAGAAAATGGAGGACTAA
- the acnA gene encoding aconitate hydratase AcnA, whose product MVKIDPFDAIREFEFDGDAYRMADLTALEEAGLCELDRLPVSIRVLLESVLRNVDGDTITADDVRNVASWQPDVPDVELPFTPSRVVLQDLTGVPAVVDLAALRAAVDRKGKDPAIVEPEIPIDLVIDHSVQVDYFGSEDAYEKNVELEYERNGERYRALKWAQQAFDDFRVVPPGTGIVHQVNLEYLGQVVHAREQGGDDWLLPDTLVGTDSHTPMIGGIGVVGWGVGGIEAEAAMLGQPITMKLPEVVGVRLTGELPEGATATDLVLHVTEQLREVGVVDRFVEFFGPGVSNLTVPDRATIANMAPEQGSTISMFPVDEATLDYLELTGRDEEHIDLVREYLDAQGLFGEQNPEYTETVELDLSTITPSLAGPKRPQDRVPMDDMKTHFRGLVHGEFEDELDEVDEDALTRWLGESSAPDTDRPDPDLPGPDVGDLTKRVEVDVNGETTEIGHGSVVVSAITSCTNTSNPSVMLAAGLLARNAVERGLDVPAYVKTSLAPGSRVVTEYLEASGLLPYLEDLGYNVVGYGCTTCIGNAGPLPEPIERAIDAEDLWTTSILSGNRNFEARIHPKVRANYLASPPLVVAYGLAGRMDIDLERDPLGTDDNGNPVYLSDIWPDADEIHAAVHDSVDSSMFEEKYAEVFEGDERWEALDAPTGDVYGWDDSSTYIREPPFFKDFPLEQPGVADIEDARTLMLLGDTVTTDHISPAGPFSREQPAGEWLVEQGVEPHEFNTYGARRGNHEVMMRGTFANVRIENEMLDDVEGGYTIHQPTEEQTTVFEASRRYREDDTPLVVFAGEELGTGSSRDWAAKGTDLLGVRATIAESYERIFRDNLVGMGVLPLQFADGDSWESLGLDGSERIAIHGLDDGLDVNDNLTVVAERTDGSTVEFPVTAQVGTPAAVRYVENGGILHLVLRRLLTVE is encoded by the coding sequence ATGGTCAAAATCGATCCATTCGACGCAATACGTGAGTTCGAGTTCGACGGGGATGCCTACCGTATGGCGGACCTCACCGCTCTCGAAGAAGCGGGCCTTTGCGAACTGGACCGTCTTCCAGTCAGCATCCGGGTGCTCCTCGAATCCGTCCTTCGGAACGTCGACGGGGACACCATCACCGCCGACGACGTTCGGAACGTCGCGTCATGGCAGCCCGACGTCCCGGACGTCGAACTCCCGTTCACTCCCTCACGAGTCGTCCTTCAGGATCTCACCGGTGTCCCTGCCGTCGTCGACCTCGCAGCGCTCCGAGCAGCGGTTGACCGGAAAGGCAAGGATCCCGCGATCGTCGAGCCAGAGATTCCAATTGACCTCGTGATCGACCACAGCGTCCAGGTCGACTATTTCGGCTCCGAGGACGCCTACGAGAAGAACGTCGAACTGGAGTACGAGCGCAACGGCGAGCGGTATCGAGCGCTGAAATGGGCGCAGCAGGCCTTCGACGACTTCCGCGTCGTCCCACCGGGAACGGGAATCGTCCACCAGGTCAATCTCGAATACCTCGGACAGGTCGTTCACGCCCGCGAACAAGGTGGGGACGACTGGCTGCTCCCGGATACGCTCGTCGGCACGGACAGTCACACGCCGATGATCGGCGGCATCGGCGTCGTCGGCTGGGGCGTCGGCGGCATCGAAGCCGAAGCCGCCATGCTCGGCCAGCCCATCACGATGAAACTGCCCGAGGTCGTCGGCGTCCGCCTCACCGGCGAACTCCCCGAAGGGGCGACTGCGACCGACCTCGTACTTCACGTCACTGAACAGCTTCGCGAGGTCGGTGTCGTCGATCGGTTCGTCGAGTTCTTCGGCCCGGGCGTGTCGAACCTGACTGTTCCGGATCGGGCGACCATCGCGAACATGGCACCCGAACAGGGCTCGACCATCAGTATGTTCCCCGTCGACGAGGCGACACTCGACTACCTCGAACTCACGGGCCGTGACGAGGAGCACATCGACCTCGTTCGTGAATATCTCGACGCACAGGGACTGTTCGGTGAACAGAACCCCGAGTACACCGAAACGGTCGAACTCGACCTCTCGACGATCACGCCGAGTCTCGCAGGACCGAAGCGGCCCCAGGATCGCGTCCCGATGGACGACATGAAGACGCACTTCAGGGGGCTGGTCCACGGCGAATTCGAGGACGAACTCGACGAGGTCGACGAGGACGCACTCACCCGATGGCTCGGTGAAAGCAGTGCGCCCGACACCGATCGACCTGACCCCGACCTTCCGGGACCGGATGTTGGCGACCTCACCAAACGAGTCGAAGTCGATGTGAACGGTGAGACGACCGAAATCGGCCACGGAAGCGTCGTGGTGAGCGCCATCACCAGTTGTACGAACACCTCGAATCCGTCCGTGATGCTCGCGGCGGGCCTCCTCGCTCGCAACGCTGTTGAGCGTGGGCTCGACGTCCCTGCGTACGTCAAGACGAGTCTGGCCCCGGGCAGTCGCGTGGTCACCGAATATCTCGAAGCGTCGGGACTGCTCCCGTACCTCGAGGACCTCGGCTACAACGTCGTCGGCTACGGCTGTACGACCTGTATCGGCAACGCCGGGCCGCTCCCCGAGCCCATCGAGCGCGCAATCGATGCCGAGGACCTCTGGACGACGAGCATTCTCTCGGGCAATCGCAACTTTGAGGCACGCATCCATCCGAAAGTGCGAGCGAACTATCTCGCCAGTCCGCCGCTCGTGGTCGCCTACGGCCTTGCTGGTCGGATGGATATCGACCTCGAACGTGACCCGCTCGGAACAGATGACAACGGCAATCCGGTGTATCTCTCGGATATCTGGCCTGACGCCGACGAGATCCACGCGGCGGTTCACGACAGCGTCGACTCGTCGATGTTCGAGGAGAAGTACGCGGAGGTGTTCGAGGGGGACGAGCGCTGGGAAGCGCTCGATGCACCCACCGGTGATGTCTACGGGTGGGACGATTCTTCGACGTACATCCGCGAACCGCCCTTTTTCAAGGATTTCCCGCTGGAGCAACCGGGCGTCGCGGATATCGAGGACGCTCGGACGCTCATGTTGCTCGGTGACACGGTTACGACCGACCACATCAGTCCAGCGGGACCGTTTTCTCGCGAGCAGCCGGCCGGGGAGTGGCTCGTCGAACAGGGCGTCGAACCCCACGAGTTCAACACGTACGGCGCTCGCCGGGGCAACCACGAGGTAATGATGCGCGGCACCTTCGCCAACGTCCGTATCGAGAACGAGATGCTCGACGACGTCGAGGGTGGTTACACGATTCACCAGCCAACGGAAGAACAGACGACCGTCTTCGAAGCGAGCCGCCGCTATCGCGAGGACGACACGCCGCTGGTCGTGTTCGCCGGCGAGGAACTCGGCACCGGGTCGAGCCGCGACTGGGCCGCAAAGGGGACTGACCTCCTGGGCGTTCGAGCGACCATCGCCGAGAGCTACGAGCGTATCTTTCGTGACAACCTCGTCGGCATGGGTGTCCTCCCACTCCAGTTCGCCGACGGTGACTCGTGGGAGTCGCTCGGCCTCGACGGTTCGGAACGAATCGCGATTCACGGGCTCGACGACGGCCTAGACGTGAACGACAATCTCACAGTCGTTGCAGAACGTACCGATGGTTCAACCGTCGAATTCCCGGTTACGGCACAGGTCGGGACGCCCGCAGCCGTTCGATACGTCGAAAATGGCGGAATCCTTCATCTGGTGCTCCGCCGATTGCTTACCGTGGAGTAG
- a CDS encoding NAD(P)/FAD-dependent oxidoreductase: MAVIGGAVGGLAAAEGFSKRGFEVDLFERQSYDDKRVNCGEAMTAVSKIPLSSTPTNGFVNALPELRVEIYDGTASRRQRTGEGTFPASDTYITDRNVVERRWAERLAEKGVSIHENHQITKAKFRTLADEYDLLVDATGQPSITSKIRGRTDEYAGRMIAINADVEGDFSDLYPNSQIILEGYTGYAWAFSKSPERANVGIGWTESERPADYMAEFVAACERNGWPMPSRSQTNIAIIPEGPSLDPALTYLPEWPVVRVGDAAGIANRLTGKGISQAIQSSYLAAKLTAEGSLQEYPDRLYRMMKGEYLLARIMRHLVETRQMTVLGDAVQVVSGIDIEDIDRSPRAVLRRFLRHPRVAARIFSNPAVIKQTYAAVTDAWEYDTIQPV; this comes from the coding sequence GTGGCAGTAATCGGTGGGGCAGTCGGCGGCCTCGCCGCTGCTGAAGGCTTTTCCAAGCGAGGGTTCGAAGTAGACCTTTTTGAACGCCAGTCGTACGATGACAAACGAGTCAACTGCGGGGAAGCGATGACGGCCGTCTCTAAGATTCCACTCAGTTCGACGCCAACGAATGGGTTCGTCAATGCTCTTCCGGAGTTACGTGTAGAGATCTACGACGGAACGGCATCCCGAAGACAGCGCACCGGAGAGGGAACGTTCCCGGCCTCCGATACGTACATCACTGACAGAAACGTCGTCGAACGGCGATGGGCCGAACGCCTCGCTGAAAAGGGCGTTTCGATTCACGAGAACCACCAGATCACGAAGGCGAAGTTCCGGACGTTGGCCGACGAATACGACCTCTTGGTTGACGCGACTGGCCAACCGTCGATCACCAGCAAGATTCGAGGGAGAACGGACGAGTACGCGGGTCGGATGATCGCCATTAACGCTGACGTGGAGGGCGACTTTTCGGATCTCTACCCGAATAGCCAGATCATTCTTGAGGGCTATACCGGGTACGCGTGGGCGTTCTCGAAATCGCCCGAGCGGGCCAACGTCGGCATCGGGTGGACCGAGAGCGAACGCCCAGCCGATTACATGGCCGAATTTGTGGCGGCATGCGAACGAAACGGCTGGCCGATGCCATCTCGGAGTCAGACGAATATTGCTATCATTCCCGAAGGACCGAGTCTCGATCCTGCGCTGACCTATCTACCTGAGTGGCCCGTCGTTCGCGTCGGGGATGCGGCTGGAATCGCGAATCGGCTGACCGGGAAAGGGATCTCGCAAGCAATTCAGTCGTCGTATCTCGCAGCCAAGTTGACGGCGGAGGGAAGTCTACAGGAGTATCCAGACCGACTCTATCGGATGATGAAAGGAGAGTACCTGCTCGCCCGAATTATGCGGCACCTCGTCGAGACTCGTCAGATGACCGTTCTCGGTGATGCCGTCCAAGTGGTGTCTGGAATCGACATTGAAGACATCGATCGATCCCCACGGGCGGTTCTCCGTCGCTTCTTGCGGCATCCACGGGTGGCTGCTCGGATTTTCTCCAACCCGGCTGTAATCAAGCAGACGTATGCCGCCGTCACAGACGCTTGGGAATACGATACTATTCAGCCGGTATGA
- a CDS encoding plastocyanin/azurin family copper-binding protein has protein sequence MTDSLTRRRMLQLTGGAAVVGLAGCTGTQNNDGGAANGSPTESGHDDGTETGHNDEESSHDDGGHDEAVGAPSDTAEVSMITEDGSYHFEPHVVRVNVGGTVTWHNESGSHSTTAYHPDNDQPQLVPDGAAAWDSGILSEQGVTFEHTFETEGVYHYYCTPHESLGMIGSVIVGEPDPHEQVALEELPADKPDRVREKLEELNGMIRTALGDDH, from the coding sequence ATGACCGACTCACTCACGCGTCGACGGATGCTCCAGCTGACTGGCGGTGCGGCAGTCGTTGGACTCGCCGGGTGTACCGGAACGCAGAACAACGACGGCGGAGCGGCGAACGGATCGCCAACCGAGAGTGGCCACGACGACGGCACTGAGACCGGGCACAACGACGAAGAAAGTAGCCACGACGATGGCGGTCACGACGAGGCGGTCGGAGCGCCGTCCGATACGGCCGAAGTGAGCATGATTACTGAGGACGGGAGCTACCACTTCGAGCCACACGTCGTGCGGGTGAACGTCGGTGGGACTGTGACCTGGCACAACGAGAGCGGGAGCCACTCGACGACCGCCTACCACCCCGATAACGATCAGCCCCAACTCGTCCCCGACGGCGCAGCGGCCTGGGACAGCGGCATCCTCTCCGAGCAGGGCGTGACGTTCGAGCACACGTTCGAGACCGAGGGTGTCTACCACTACTACTGTACGCCCCACGAGAGCCTCGGGATGATCGGGAGCGTCATTGTGGGCGAGCCGGACCCCCACGAACAGGTCGCTCTCGAGGAACTGCCGGCTGACAAGCCCGACCGCGTCCGCGAGAAGCTCGAAGAACTGAACGGGATGATTCGGACAGCTCTCGGCGACGACCACTAA
- a CDS encoding ArsR/SmtB family transcription factor — MSEERDISGILEILDDDYARAILEATRQKQMSAKELSEECDMSVSTVSRRVNTLLEYDLLIERTHIDPDGHHYSEYEAQLDRVEVQLLESGFDVRIELREDAPDRFARLWNTMRNE, encoded by the coding sequence GTGAGTGAGGAGCGAGACATCTCGGGGATCCTCGAAATCCTTGACGACGACTATGCACGCGCAATCCTCGAGGCGACTCGCCAGAAACAGATGTCCGCCAAGGAACTCAGCGAAGAGTGTGACATGTCAGTCTCAACAGTTTCCAGACGGGTCAACACGTTACTGGAGTACGACCTGCTTATCGAGCGAACGCATATCGACCCCGACGGTCACCACTACAGCGAATACGAAGCCCAGCTCGACCGTGTCGAGGTACAGCTCCTCGAATCGGGATTCGATGTCCGTATCGAACTTCGAGAAGACGCTCCCGACAGATTCGCTCGGTTGTGGAACACAATGAGGAACGAATAA
- a CDS encoding DUF7521 family protein has protein sequence MVDTTTAVLLIVRTLVLALGILITYYSFEAYRRTGTYYMRNAAGGFGIITLGVFIEGVLFEFGGLDLALVHIIESVAIGLGFVVLLISLRQ, from the coding sequence ATGGTGGATACGACAACAGCAGTTCTCTTGATCGTCCGCACGCTCGTACTCGCACTCGGTATTCTGATCACGTACTATAGTTTCGAGGCGTATCGACGAACGGGGACGTACTATATGCGAAACGCTGCAGGTGGATTTGGAATCATCACACTCGGTGTGTTCATCGAAGGAGTGCTGTTCGAGTTCGGGGGGCTCGATCTTGCTCTTGTCCACATCATCGAATCGGTCGCCATCGGTCTCGGATTCGTGGTCCTTCTCATCTCACTTCGCCAGTAG
- a CDS encoding universal stress protein, with protein sequence MYTDILIPTDGSDNVEPAIQYGFDIARRYDATVHALHVVDSSPIERKLELTALETDLETLPDTWYEAGDDATKQIGTRAAEHGLDAVTEVRRGIPAREIRSYITDTGIDLVCMGTRGHTGLDRVLLGSVTTRIVRTVDIPVLSVKAKPAISESETQGGFENILIPTDGSKPAREAVTHALDLARTYDATLHALYVVDRGAYASRPGWTWDELQQVLEQNGETVLEDVQSRAAADGISVAAEITHGVPHQAIEEYCNQHGIDLVVMGTHGRSGISRRLIGSVTERVLRNSDGPVLTIRGV encoded by the coding sequence ATGTACACAGATATTCTCATCCCAACCGATGGCAGCGATAACGTCGAGCCGGCAATCCAGTACGGATTTGATATCGCTCGTCGATACGATGCAACCGTCCACGCGCTCCACGTCGTCGACAGTTCGCCGATCGAGCGAAAGCTGGAACTGACCGCGCTGGAAACAGACCTGGAGACACTCCCAGACACGTGGTATGAGGCTGGCGATGACGCCACCAAGCAGATCGGAACTCGAGCCGCAGAACATGGTCTCGACGCAGTAACTGAGGTTCGCCGTGGCATTCCAGCGCGTGAAATTCGCTCCTACATCACCGATACCGGGATCGACCTCGTCTGTATGGGAACCCGAGGACACACTGGTCTCGACCGAGTCCTGCTCGGCAGTGTGACGACCCGAATCGTCCGTACTGTCGATATACCCGTGCTCAGTGTCAAAGCGAAGCCGGCGATATCAGAATCTGAAACCCAGGGAGGCTTTGAGAATATTCTCATCCCGACTGACGGAAGTAAGCCCGCACGAGAGGCAGTCACTCACGCTCTTGATTTGGCTCGGACGTACGATGCGACACTTCATGCCCTCTACGTTGTGGATAGAGGTGCCTACGCGTCTCGTCCGGGATGGACGTGGGACGAACTGCAGCAAGTACTGGAGCAAAACGGAGAGACTGTCCTCGAAGATGTCCAGTCCCGGGCAGCTGCCGACGGTATTTCAGTCGCTGCTGAGATCACCCACGGCGTTCCTCATCAGGCAATAGAAGAATACTGCAATCAACACGGAATCGACCTCGTCGTGATGGGAACACACGGACGGTCCGGCATTTCACGACGGCTCATCGGAAGTGTGACCGAACGGGTTCTCCGGAACTCGGATGGGCCAGTGTTGACCATTCGAGGAGTGTAG